From Pirellulales bacterium, a single genomic window includes:
- the fliP gene encoding flagellar type III secretion system pore protein FliP (The bacterial flagellar biogenesis protein FliP forms a type III secretion system (T3SS)-type pore required for flagellar assembly.) — MADPFGSHERFVKTTHRGWCAARPWLLAVVAVACAFSARAVLAEEGANAPGSLQLPASLLAGPEEWTSPEGLSSTIQVMLVMSVMSLAPAVLLMTTCFVRIVVVLSLLRQAIGAQQLPPNQVMTSISLFLTLLVMAPVWKDVYDQAVVPYTSRQINLEEAWNAGSKPVRRFMTMQIEKTGNGDDVRLFLDYLPNTAAHDYQYYEDVPITAILPAFMLSELKTAFLIGFQIYLPFLILDMVISSVLVSMGMMMLPPVLISLPFKLMLFVLVDGWHLVVEMLLSSFQAYG, encoded by the coding sequence ATGGCTGATCCATTCGGAAGCCATGAACGCTTCGTCAAAACAACGCACCGTGGCTGGTGTGCTGCGCGGCCGTGGCTGCTGGCGGTCGTCGCCGTGGCTTGTGCATTCTCAGCACGCGCGGTTCTCGCCGAGGAAGGGGCCAATGCTCCGGGCAGTTTACAACTGCCTGCCAGTTTGCTGGCCGGACCCGAGGAATGGACGAGCCCCGAAGGATTGAGTTCCACGATCCAGGTGATGCTCGTCATGTCAGTGATGAGCTTGGCACCGGCGGTGCTATTGATGACGACGTGTTTCGTACGAATCGTCGTCGTGCTCAGCTTGCTGCGGCAGGCGATCGGAGCGCAGCAGTTACCGCCCAATCAAGTAATGACGTCGATATCGTTATTCTTGACATTGCTGGTAATGGCGCCTGTCTGGAAGGATGTTTACGACCAGGCCGTGGTTCCTTACACCAGCCGACAGATCAATTTGGAAGAAGCGTGGAACGCCGGCAGCAAACCGGTCCGGCGTTTCATGACCATGCAGATCGAAAAGACCGGCAACGGCGACGACGTCCGACTGTTCCTGGACTATCTGCCGAACACGGCTGCGCATGACTACCAATACTACGAGGACGTGCCGATCACGGCGATTCTGCCCGCGTTCATGCTCAGCGAGTTGAAGACTGCATTCTTGATTGGCTTTCAGATCTACCTGCCCTTTCTGATTCTCGATATGGTGATCTCGAGCGTGCTGGTGTCGATGGGCATGATGATGCTGCCGCCGGTACTGATCTCGCTGCCGTTCAAGTTGATGTTGTTCGTGCTGGTGGATGGCTGGCACCTGGTTGTCGAAATGCTGCTGTCCAGCTTTCAGGCTTATGGGTAG
- a CDS encoding FliM/FliN family flagellar motor switch protein, with product MTAANPLPHGQAAHAARVSSERGPTIDQLLAETEHAIAAIEPPPATPAQRAERFAFRDFAESNAASSGAGAAMAEASELELRIELGRTQVCGDDLAELRRGSVVSLDKALNEPVDVVAHGTVVARGEVVVIDGDFCVRITALAIQDSVADAA from the coding sequence ATGACCGCCGCGAACCCTCTACCGCACGGACAAGCTGCCCACGCTGCACGCGTTTCGTCCGAGCGCGGTCCGACGATCGATCAACTGCTTGCCGAAACCGAGCACGCGATTGCAGCTATCGAGCCACCGCCGGCAACACCTGCGCAGCGCGCCGAGCGATTCGCGTTTCGCGATTTTGCCGAGAGCAATGCGGCATCATCGGGGGCCGGCGCGGCAATGGCGGAAGCGAGCGAGTTGGAGTTAAGGATCGAACTGGGCCGCACCCAGGTGTGCGGCGATGACCTGGCCGAGCTACGACGCGGTTCGGTCGTATCGCTCGACAAGGCGCTCAATGAACCGGTCGACGTCGTCGCCCATGGCACGGTCGTCGCACGCGGCGAAGTCGTGGTGATTGACGGCGATTTTTGCGTACGCATCACGGCACTGGCAATCCAAGATTCGGTGGCGGACGCCGCGTAA
- the fliJ gene encoding flagellar export protein FliJ, whose translation MPNFVFRLQSVLQVRAAQRDQRRQEMAGLLASEQSLQDRLAELDGELHVLSAELANWNGAIDLAHRLDVDRYAMILRADRKQVEQAAIELDAKITLKRQELLTADRDVRSLEKLREQQQEAFAADQRRREQRELDEVAARAPVSLREV comes from the coding sequence ATGCCGAACTTCGTATTTCGTCTGCAGTCGGTCTTACAAGTACGCGCAGCCCAGCGCGACCAGCGCCGGCAGGAAATGGCCGGGCTGCTTGCGAGCGAGCAATCGTTGCAAGATCGGCTGGCGGAACTCGACGGCGAACTGCACGTGCTTTCCGCGGAACTGGCCAATTGGAATGGGGCGATTGACCTCGCGCATCGGCTGGATGTCGATCGATATGCGATGATCCTCCGCGCCGACCGTAAGCAAGTAGAACAAGCAGCAATCGAACTGGACGCGAAAATCACGCTCAAACGCCAGGAACTCTTGACCGCGGACCGGGATGTTCGCTCCTTGGAGAAGCTGCGCGAGCAGCAGCAAGAGGCGTTTGCCGCCGACCAGCGCCGCCGCGAACAACGCGAGTTGGACGAGGTTGCGGCACGTGCCCCCGTTTCGCTGCGCGAAGTCTAA
- a CDS encoding flagellar biosynthetic protein FliO: protein MNVRTSKRREIYCQRLAVFVVLGWVVLATSSLMAAPPADNVAPMSADPRRPVKQATHTATLPADRAFTSVPHPDAQRAQPAARPAQPPAEEKTRLSSEGDRRANLTAPRESKHLLSTIASLALVLGLFAVVVWAMRRGMPKTQQQRLPNEVVDVLGQATLGHRQHVQLLRLGGRLLLLSVTPNGAETLAEVTDSAEVERLTSLCRKSTARSAAPSFRDVFQQFRAPTSLPPGPLASTTTKTRSLGGTILKSAEGSDG, encoded by the coding sequence ATGAATGTCCGCACGTCAAAACGCCGTGAGATCTACTGCCAACGGCTTGCCGTTTTCGTCGTTCTTGGCTGGGTTGTTCTCGCGACATCTTCGCTGATGGCGGCGCCGCCAGCAGACAATGTCGCACCGATGTCCGCGGATCCACGTCGGCCCGTCAAGCAGGCAACGCACACGGCGACTTTACCGGCCGATCGGGCGTTTACGAGCGTTCCACATCCAGACGCCCAGCGTGCGCAACCGGCGGCGCGTCCCGCGCAGCCACCAGCCGAGGAAAAAACTCGGCTTTCGAGCGAGGGGGACCGTCGCGCCAATTTGACCGCGCCGCGCGAATCAAAACATCTGCTATCGACCATCGCCAGCCTGGCCCTCGTCCTGGGGCTATTTGCTGTCGTCGTTTGGGCGATGCGCCGCGGCATGCCGAAAACGCAACAACAGCGCCTCCCCAACGAAGTGGTCGACGTGTTGGGCCAGGCCACCCTGGGGCATCGGCAGCATGTGCAACTGCTCCGGCTGGGCGGACGATTGCTACTGCTGAGCGTGACCCCGAACGGAGCCGAAACCTTGGCCGAGGTGACAGACTCGGCCGAAGTCGAGCGCCTGACCTCGCTGTGCCGCAAGTCCACCGCGCGTAGTGCGGCGCCCAGCTTCCGCGATGTGTTTCAGCAGTTTCGCGCACCCACTTCGCTTCCACCTGGCCCGTTGGCTTCGACTACGACAAAGACACGCTCCCTCGGTGGGACGATTCTAAAGAGCGCGGAGGGGAGCGATGGCTGA
- a CDS encoding flagellar biosynthetic protein FliR, with protein sequence MPAIAELLTTHLYLFTLVLARVGGLVITAPMFSALAVPKNVRGVMGFALALLIAPTQTHIAIAAPTTSIDWVLALAVELLLGLALGLGTAILVGGAQLAGQLIAQLSGLSLAEVFDPNLGATVPLFSQLLGLFSVAVYLLIGGHRWLLAGLLESFRALPPGGGHLPAEVSHTLVSIMTEGFSLGIRVAVPAIVALLLATIILGLLSRTMTQLNVMSLGFGLNALVAFGALAISLGSAAYLFEDEFQPAISRLLDAVGPSSAAVSGNH encoded by the coding sequence ATGCCCGCAATTGCTGAACTCCTGACGACGCATCTGTACCTGTTCACGCTGGTGCTGGCCCGCGTGGGTGGCCTGGTCATCACGGCCCCCATGTTTTCGGCGCTGGCGGTTCCAAAAAACGTGCGCGGGGTGATGGGCTTCGCGCTAGCCTTATTGATCGCGCCAACGCAAACTCACATTGCAATCGCAGCGCCCACGACGTCGATCGACTGGGTGCTGGCGCTAGCGGTTGAGTTATTGCTGGGACTAGCGCTCGGGTTGGGAACCGCGATCCTGGTGGGTGGCGCACAATTGGCCGGGCAGCTGATCGCGCAGCTCAGCGGTTTATCGCTGGCCGAAGTGTTCGATCCGAACCTGGGCGCCACGGTGCCACTGTTCTCGCAATTGCTCGGTCTGTTCAGCGTGGCCGTGTATTTATTGATCGGCGGTCATCGTTGGCTGCTGGCCGGACTACTCGAATCGTTTCGGGCCCTTCCGCCGGGAGGGGGACATCTGCCCGCGGAAGTAAGCCACACGCTCGTCTCGATAATGACCGAAGGTTTCTCCCTGGGAATTAGGGTTGCCGTGCCGGCGATTGTCGCGCTCTTGCTGGCGACTATCATTCTGGGCTTACTGAGTCGGACGATGACGCAATTAAACGTCATGTCGCTGGGGTTCGGGCTGAACGCGCTCGTCGCGTTCGGGGCACTCGCGATATCGTTGGGCAGCGCCGCCTATCTGTTCGAAGACGAATTTCAACCAGCGATCTCACGATTGCTGGACGCCGTAGGCCCGTCATCAGCGGCTGTCTCGGGAAACCATTGA
- the fliQ gene encoding flagellar biosynthesis protein FliQ — MDPQTAIDLVREAIMMTLIVSAPVLIVGMGVGLVVGLLQAVTQIQEQTLSFVPKLVAALTVVTVSMPWVVSRMVEYFRDLVENIPASL; from the coding sequence ATGGATCCTCAAACCGCAATCGACCTGGTTCGCGAAGCGATCATGATGACGCTCATCGTCAGTGCGCCGGTATTGATCGTGGGCATGGGGGTCGGACTGGTCGTGGGGCTACTGCAGGCGGTCACGCAGATTCAAGAGCAAACGCTGTCGTTTGTTCCCAAGCTCGTCGCGGCGCTCACCGTGGTCACGGTGAGCATGCCGTGGGTGGTGTCGCGGATGGTCGAATATTTTCGCGATCTGGTCGAGAATATTCCGGCTTCGTTGTGA
- a CDS encoding FliI/YscN family ATPase, producing the protein MHEQLAEIIPTAMTGRLVRSIGTAAAVTGFRAPLGATVEIERTGGPPVTAEVIGFRDDLTLVAPLGDLQGVHHGSTVRLRQTRNWLRVGRGLLGRVVNAHGMPIDGRAAPALTDRVPLDGQAPGAVTRPRISRPLQTGVRAIDALLTCGQGQRMGIFAGAGVGKSVLLGMMARNSTADVNVIALIGERGREVNEFIERDLQAAGLARSVVVVATSDEPAPLRTRAAHVATAIAEHFRDTGAQVLLLVDSLTRFALAQREIGLAAGEPPATRGYPPSVFAALPKLVERAGLSPQGGITAFYSVLVEADDPNEPISDTLRGLLDGHTWLSRKLASRGQFPAVDVLASLSRLMSEITTAEHRQAAQFVRELLAAYRDHEDLISIGAYRRGSNRTVDAAIDMLEPIQHFLRQAVDDPCTADESREALIALWRAALERAQATGKDSQARQ; encoded by the coding sequence ATGCACGAACAACTCGCCGAGATCATTCCCACGGCCATGACAGGCCGGCTGGTGCGTAGCATCGGTACCGCCGCCGCGGTGACGGGATTCCGGGCGCCGCTGGGCGCAACGGTCGAAATCGAGCGTACCGGTGGTCCGCCTGTGACGGCCGAGGTGATCGGATTTCGTGATGATCTGACGCTCGTGGCTCCTCTGGGAGATCTGCAAGGCGTTCATCATGGGAGCACGGTTCGCTTGCGTCAGACGCGCAACTGGCTGCGCGTCGGCCGGGGATTGCTGGGACGTGTCGTCAACGCGCACGGCATGCCGATCGATGGCCGGGCCGCGCCGGCCCTGACGGATCGCGTCCCCCTCGACGGCCAGGCGCCGGGCGCGGTCACGCGTCCGCGGATCAGTCGGCCTTTGCAAACCGGCGTCCGCGCGATCGACGCGCTGCTGACCTGCGGCCAAGGGCAGCGAATGGGAATCTTCGCCGGCGCCGGAGTCGGAAAGAGCGTGCTGTTGGGCATGATGGCGCGCAACTCCACGGCCGACGTCAACGTGATCGCGCTGATTGGCGAACGCGGCCGCGAAGTCAACGAGTTCATCGAGCGCGACTTACAAGCCGCCGGCCTGGCGAGAAGCGTGGTCGTCGTGGCAACCAGCGACGAGCCTGCACCGCTGCGGACGCGCGCCGCGCACGTCGCGACGGCGATCGCGGAACACTTTCGAGACACCGGCGCGCAGGTGTTGCTGCTGGTCGATTCGCTGACTCGCTTCGCGCTGGCGCAGCGCGAAATCGGTCTAGCAGCAGGCGAACCGCCGGCGACGCGCGGATATCCGCCCTCGGTTTTTGCGGCACTACCGAAGCTGGTCGAACGGGCCGGGTTGAGCCCGCAGGGCGGGATCACGGCTTTTTATTCGGTACTGGTCGAAGCCGATGATCCCAATGAACCGATCAGCGACACCCTGCGGGGATTGCTCGATGGCCATACCTGGTTGTCGCGAAAGCTGGCCAGCCGCGGCCAGTTTCCCGCTGTCGATGTATTGGCGAGCCTGAGCCGATTGATGTCCGAGATTACGACGGCTGAGCATCGGCAAGCGGCGCAGTTTGTGCGCGAACTGTTGGCAGCCTACCGCGACCATGAAGATTTGATCTCGATCGGCGCCTACCGGCGCGGCAGCAATCGCACGGTCGATGCGGCGATCGACATGCTGGAACCGATTCAGCACTTTCTGCGCCAGGCCGTCGATGATCCTTGCACGGCCGACGAATCACGCGAGGCATTGATTGCCTTGTGGCGAGCGGCGCTTGAGCGCGCTCAAGCAACCGGCAAGGATTCGCAGGCCCGGCAATAG